The Thermoanaerobaculia bacterium region GCTCGGAAACGGCCTTCACCGACTCGACGGTGCCGAACTCCTGCCCCGAGTCGAAGACGTGTCCGACCTCGGGGAGCTCGAGGTAGACAATCTCCCCCAGCTCCTTCTGCGCGTGCTCGGTGATGCCGACCGTCGCGATCGCGCCGTCGATCCGGACCCATTCGTGGCTCTTCGAATAGTGGAGGTCATCGGGAAACTTCATGACGCCCTTTCTCTCTTGTAAAACGGCGTTTCGACGACGCGCGCGCGCGCGGGACGCCCGCGCAGGTCGATGGTGAGCTCGGTGCCG contains the following coding sequences:
- the gcvH gene encoding glycine cleavage system protein GcvH translates to MKFPDDLHYSKSHEWVRIDGAIATVGITEHAQKELGEIVYLELPEVGHVFDSGQEFGTVESVKAVSELFTPIAGEVTEVNTQAVEDPAAVNEDSYGDGWLVKLKLSTDDVSDLMDSAAYEKYVKEESEEH